One Microbacterium sp. W4I20 DNA window includes the following coding sequences:
- a CDS encoding glycosyltransferase has protein sequence MTRPHLLYTAWSFPPSRAGGVYRAVATVNAFAAAGWDVTVLTVTEDVFRMSTGADEDLAKQVAPGVRIIREDPNVPAFQNDIATWPYGRARFPELFKLFDLRKDFLRFPEPNYGRWRPGLEAMAESVHREHPVDLAIGTANPHVDFIPGWHLNRRFGVPYVMDYRDAWQLDVFSGRRLITATPGVRRWERRLMRSAAEIWFVNDAILEWHAREHPESTTRMKVVANGFDEYREPLQVPVRDARSTGLVFGYIGTVSTKVPVDIMIGGWQQARQQEPTMAGSRLVLRGYLGHFGAADTAAAVAIGTAADDGVRYDGPVGKADIARVYRDFDALVLALGTGRYVTSGKVFEYAATGIPVVSVHDPGNAATDVMRGSPAWVPCAALTVEAVADAFAAAARMAAAQTAEERAAAQEWGSRYSRAGQLGPRIAALAPA, from the coding sequence ATGACGCGCCCGCACCTGCTGTACACGGCGTGGAGCTTCCCTCCCAGCCGGGCCGGCGGCGTCTATCGTGCGGTGGCTACGGTGAACGCTTTCGCGGCCGCGGGCTGGGATGTGACGGTGCTCACCGTCACCGAGGACGTCTTCCGCATGTCGACGGGCGCCGATGAGGATCTCGCGAAGCAGGTCGCCCCGGGAGTCCGGATCATCAGGGAGGACCCGAACGTCCCCGCGTTCCAGAACGACATCGCGACCTGGCCATACGGGCGGGCTCGTTTTCCGGAGCTCTTCAAGCTGTTCGACCTGCGGAAGGACTTCCTCCGCTTTCCCGAGCCGAACTACGGTCGCTGGCGCCCCGGTCTCGAGGCGATGGCGGAGAGCGTGCATCGCGAGCACCCTGTCGATCTGGCGATCGGAACAGCCAATCCGCACGTCGACTTCATCCCGGGCTGGCATCTGAATCGGCGATTCGGCGTACCCTACGTCATGGACTACCGTGACGCCTGGCAGCTGGACGTGTTCTCGGGGCGGCGGTTGATCACCGCCACCCCGGGTGTGCGCCGATGGGAGCGGCGTCTGATGCGATCCGCGGCCGAGATCTGGTTCGTCAACGACGCCATCCTCGAATGGCACGCGCGAGAGCATCCGGAGAGCACGACGCGCATGAAGGTCGTCGCCAACGGGTTCGACGAGTACCGCGAGCCGCTCCAGGTTCCGGTCCGCGACGCCCGCTCGACGGGGCTCGTGTTCGGCTACATCGGCACCGTCAGCACGAAGGTTCCGGTCGACATCATGATCGGGGGCTGGCAGCAGGCTCGTCAGCAGGAGCCGACGATGGCCGGTTCCCGTCTGGTGCTGCGCGGCTACCTCGGGCACTTCGGAGCTGCCGACACCGCGGCCGCGGTCGCGATCGGCACCGCCGCCGACGACGGCGTGCGCTACGACGGTCCGGTAGGGAAAGCGGACATCGCGCGCGTCTACCGTGATTTCGACGCACTCGTCCTGGCGCTCGGCACCGGTCGCTATGTCACGAGCGGCAAGGTGTTCGAGTATGCTGCCACAGGTATCCCGGTCGTGTCCGTGCACGATCCGGGCAACGCGGCGACCGACGTCATGAGAGGGTCTCCGGCATGGGTGCCCTGTGCCGCTCTGACCGTCGAGGCCGTGGCGGACGCCTTCGCCGCGGCAGCTCGGATGGCGGCCGCGCAGACGGCGGAGGAACGCGCCGCTGCGCAGGAGTGGGGCAGCCGATACTCCCGCGCAGGTCAGCTCGGTCCCCGGATCGCCGCGCTCGCACCCGCTTAG
- a CDS encoding glycosyltransferase family 2 protein: MSSDSPLVDVVIAVHNDRRPVERAAASVLATKADLRLTVVAHNVEPHAIVERLGALAKDPRVRVLALADGVRSPANAFNHGLDAATGVYVTIIGSDDTLEAGALDAWVALAEQHRADAVIAPVVRDGGFAVPTPRIRSRRRIQVLDADRDRLFERTAALGLQRRATTSHLRYTADLPRGVDQEYGLRLWTSGRVVFDARTPAYREHADQDDRVTHAFGRLIDDFAFLDGFLRLVSTLPAPLRRASVAKVIRVHVIPAVRNRVDAGSLDAADVDAAAAVLDKLTSAAPAATRLLPRELDADLDAIRRRSMVAAAAANGRGASRAGSIVPRAPWLLLHRHAPLRSLAAGRAVMRQVSAAYRLRSSRQGASSGRSGG; encoded by the coding sequence GTGTCTTCTGACTCTCCGTTGGTCGACGTGGTCATCGCGGTGCACAACGACCGTCGTCCGGTCGAGAGGGCAGCGGCCTCCGTGCTCGCGACCAAGGCCGATCTTCGCCTGACGGTAGTCGCCCACAACGTGGAACCGCACGCGATCGTCGAGCGGCTCGGTGCCCTCGCGAAGGATCCGCGCGTCCGCGTGCTGGCGCTGGCAGACGGCGTCCGTTCTCCGGCCAACGCCTTCAACCACGGGCTCGACGCCGCCACCGGTGTGTATGTCACCATCATCGGATCGGACGACACTCTCGAGGCGGGCGCTCTGGACGCGTGGGTGGCCTTAGCCGAGCAGCATCGCGCGGATGCCGTCATCGCTCCTGTGGTGCGAGATGGCGGGTTCGCGGTGCCCACACCCCGCATCCGGTCGCGTCGCCGCATCCAGGTGCTCGATGCGGATCGCGATCGGCTCTTCGAGAGGACGGCGGCGCTGGGGCTGCAGCGCCGCGCGACGACCTCGCACCTGCGTTACACGGCGGATCTGCCGCGGGGCGTCGACCAGGAATACGGTCTGCGCCTGTGGACGAGCGGCCGCGTGGTCTTCGATGCCCGAACTCCCGCCTACCGGGAGCACGCGGACCAGGACGATCGCGTCACCCATGCATTCGGTCGTCTGATCGATGACTTCGCGTTCCTCGACGGGTTCCTCCGGCTTGTCTCCACGCTCCCCGCGCCACTGCGTCGGGCGTCCGTGGCGAAGGTCATCCGGGTTCACGTCATACCGGCGGTGCGCAACCGGGTCGACGCCGGGAGCCTTGACGCCGCAGACGTCGACGCGGCGGCTGCGGTGCTGGACAAGCTGACATCGGCCGCGCCGGCTGCGACGCGGCTGCTTCCACGCGAGCTCGATGCCGATCTGGACGCGATCCGGCGACGCTCGATGGTGGCCGCCGCAGCGGCGAACGGCCGCGGTGCATCCAGAGCCGGCAGTATCGTGCCCCGGGCGCCGTGGCTCCTCCTGCACCGTCATGCACCGCTGCGTTCGCTCGCGGCGGGAAGAGCGGTCATGCGGCAAGTGTCTGCGGCCTATCGCCTGCGGTCGTCGCGGCAGGGCGCATCGTCGGGAAGGTCGGGCGGATGA